From Xiphophorus hellerii strain 12219 chromosome 9, Xiphophorus_hellerii-4.1, whole genome shotgun sequence, a single genomic window includes:
- the LOC116725801 gene encoding golgin subfamily A member 6-like protein 22 has product MMSSMMSQKPLYFSSLYSVFLSFLICVSFCSKVFLFKQKNLKMLNFFKKREESASFDPEEMRKKNNKAVQELIEMNEKLQNTKDLQFQKRDWKTLKKAEMKLSKACEKQHEKLHLELDIWEAEEKKRINLERKAFEHIETSKRMKQELIQKEMLESQCTASKMEQERLIKLNTTLLKNLKVLKDKLSYQNGLYHNHRQTKNSIETLMKIKENVVKEMKNHEDYCWAWKEKISEKDKTLETVKRKTIELLQELNSIEQQLIDMPVLKYIYKSAKQEKERLKKLNTKLEKHLQILKDNLSHQTELLRDYTEAENTVKELQEIRKNYLREIQDLKVKEKLEPGTKSKFTNHEDEKKKSF; this is encoded by the coding sequence ATGATGTCATCAATGATGTCACAGAAGCCTTTATATTTTAGCTCTCTGTATTCTGTATTTCTCAGCTTTCTGATCTGCGTTTCATTTTGCTCTaaagttttccttttcaaacaaaaaaatctcaaaatgttgaactttttcaagAAAAGGGAGGAATCTGCTTCCTTCGACCCTGAAGAAATGCGGAAAAAGAATAACAAGGCGGTCCAAGAACTCATCGAAATGAATGAAAAGCTTCAGAACACCAAAGACCTCCAATTTCAGAAACGAGATTGGAAAACTTTGAAGAAAGCCGAGATGAAGTTGAGCAAAGCATGTGAAAAACAGCATGAGAAGTTACATCTGGAGTTAGATATCTGGGaggcagaagaaaagaaacggaTAAATTTAGAGAGAAAGGCATTTGAACATATAGAGACGTCAAAAAGGATGAAGCAGGAATTAATTCAGAAAGAGATGTTGGAATCTCAGTGCACTGCGTCCAAAATGGAGCAAGAAAGGCTCATAAAACTTAACACAACACTATTAAAAAACCTTAAAGTACTGAAAGACAAACTTTCATATCAAAATGGACTGTATCATAATCACAGACAGACTAAGAATTCAATTGAAACCTTGATgaagattaaagaaaatgttgtgaAAGAGATGAAGAATCACGAGGATTACTGTTGGGCTTGGAAGGAGAAGATCAgtgaaaaagataaaacattggaaacagtaaaaagaaagactATTGAACTTTTACAAGAGCTTAATAGCATTGAACAACAATTAATTGATATGCCTGTcttgaaatatatatacaaGAGTGCAAAACAAGAGAAGGAAAGGCTGAAAAAACTGAACACAAAGCTAGAAAAACATCTTCAGATCCTAAAAGACAATCTGTCCCATCAAACTGAGCTGCTCCGCGATTACACCGAGGCTGAAAATACCGTTAAAGAGCTGCAGGAGATTCGAAAAAATTACCTGAGAGAGATTCAGGatctaaaagtaaaagaaaaactggaaccTGGGACCAAATCAAAGTTTACCAACCATGaggatgagaaaaagaaaagcttctgA